Genomic segment of Alistipes sp. ZOR0009:
TCGGATAAGTTTAAAAAGGAATACTTAGGACACATGATCGAGCTTGGGCGCTCGTTCGTGCAGCCCAACTACCAAAGTACACGCCTCCGCAGCAAAGGCATTTACGCCCTAGATAACTTGTGGGACGGACTTGGCGCTTTGGTTGTAGAGCATCCCGATCATAAGTACTTTTTTGGGAAAGTTACCATGTACACTTCCTACAATGTAGAGGCCCGTAATATGATCCTTTACTTCTTACGAAAATACTTTCCCGACCATGAAAACTTGGTAACGCCAATAGAGCCTCTTGTTCTCGAAATAGATCAGAACGCGCTAGACACTTTGTTTGATGATAAGCCATATGAAGAAGGATATAAAATCCTGCAAAAAAGAATTCGTGAGCTCGGAGAAAATATCCCACCACTTATAAATTCCTACATGAACTTATCCCCTTCGATGAAAGTTTTTGGAACAGCCATTAACCACGAATTTGGAGCTGTAGAAGAAACGGGAATCCTCATTACTGTGGGCGACATCTATCTCAGAAAAGTAGAGCGCCACATCAAGTCTTTCATACCAAGATTTATCAGACGCAAAATACGCAAATAAGAAAGAGGGGCTACGCCCCTCTTTTTATTTTACAGACGACACAATATCTTTCATCAAGTCTTCAAATCTCATCCTATTCGTAGAGGTTGGAGAATATCCCAAAATTACTACGACTAGCTGTTTGGAAGGAATCATATAAATCCGCTGGCCATCATGTCCCTCGCAAGAAAACATATCGGAAGGTAATTGGTTAACCTCCGAAGTTCCATTAAGCCAAAAACCAGCACCATAGCTACCATTGCTTCCCCTTGTTGCAGTTCTTGTATATTGAACCCAACCAGCAGGAAGTATCCGCTCTCCATTAAAAATGCCATCTTGCATATATAGAAGTGCAAATCGGGCATAATCTCGAGCCGTTGCATAAATGTATGATGATCCAATAAACAAGCCATCATCATCAGGCTCTATTATAGCATCCTGCATTCCTATTTTATTAAATAGATTATGGTATACATAATCGTAAAATACTTCATCACTTTCAAAATGGCTTCGAGCCCAATCACAAACTAGATTGGTACTTCCTGAAGAGTACTCCCAATGCTTTCCGACAGCAAACTCTAACGGCTTATTTTTTACAAATCGAGATACGGATGCATTACAGTAAAGCATCTGAGTTACATCAGATCTATTCCCATAATCCTCATTCCACATCAAGCCACTTTGCATCCGTAAAAGATCATTTGGAGTAATTGTTCTTCTATCATCATTTTTCCACTCCGAAAAATCTACCGGTTTAAATATATTTACTCTTCGATCCTTGACTAGAACACCTACAATTGCATTAGTAAAGCTCTTGGCCATCGACCATCCTAACAATCGAGTTTTTGAGGTAATCCCCTTTCTATAGGCTTCAGCAACGGGAATGCCTTTATGCACTACTAAAAATGCAAAACAAGTTCCCCCATAGGCCCCTTTATTTACTAGCTGGTTAGCAATGCTCTCCAACTTTACGTTCGAATTAGCAACCGTAGAATCCAGAAAACGATCGCCTAAAGGCCAGCACTGATATTCCATTTTGCGATTCCAGCGATTTTCAAATTTAAAGGGGCGAATTTTTCCTCGGTCCAGAGTCGAGCCAATCCCCTTTCGAAAAATTGCTGTAGATTTTCGCCACAATAGCAGACTTGTCACCGAGGAATCTTTAAAATTGACCATATTAGAAACATACTTTATTGGAAAAAACTTCAAATCAAGTTTTTCCACATCATTCTGCTCCCTATTCGAAATAAAAGTAGCAGAACAAAGGTATTTTGCACTATATCCAGTTGCAATTGGCAACAACGAATCTACATACACAGTACCCCACATCAGCAAGCCGACAAGTAGAGTTGAACCAGCAAAGACAAACGCTTGTTTTCTCCTTTTATCCATGATTTTAGATTTCATCTTGGTTAAAGATACATTTTTGTAAAGACAAATGATGGCATATTCCTGTACAAAAAAGGCGACCCGATAAGGTCGCCTCCATAAAAGATATTGATTCGCTTAGTCTTTTGAAATACCCGCAAAAATTTTGCTGTCATTATTAATTTTTGCAACAAGAACTCCTTTAGCATCAAACAATGATGCTTGATACATGTCGGACGTTGATTCTAAAATAAGAGTATAATCAATGTTATTCACCTTGATGTTTGTTTTAAATCCCAAATCTGCCAGCGTTGTTGCATATTTCCCGTTCTTATTGGCATATTCCTGCTGACGATAAAATAAAGCCCAAAGTGCACTTTTTGCCATTTCATTTTGAGGGATCTCAAAAGTTTTAACACCATTCAATTTTGTGCTGTTAACAAAAGACAAGTACCCCCAGCGTTCTGGACAGTGCATATTAACGACACCTTGTGGCGACCATACCCAGTTATTTTCAGGTTTTTGTCGACCTGTTTGTACATCAACCTCCTTCACGTATTTCCCTTTTTCGACTTTTGTATCCCACTCAACTCTCGAAAAATTAATTCTCCACGGTGTTGCTACCGATGGATTTGTCATTCCAAAAGCCAAAGTGCTAAATGGAATTGCAACTTCTAATGTCCACCTTTTATCTGTATCGTTTGGGTTATTAATTGTTCCATCAATACTAATTCCTTGCTTTAGCCCATCGAAATTCCAACTATGAATAGCAGGCGCTCCAACCCTATAAGTTTTTACTACAAATAGATCGAAAATTGTTCCTATAGCATTTACCTCGTACTCAAAATAGTTGTGAGTGTCGTTATCTGGATCGATAAATATTTCAAAATCATTATCATAAAACACGATCTCATCATGCTTTTTAAGGTTAGCCCAGATATGTGGATCTTCAATTTCAGCCGCCACATAAAGATATTTATCATCCCAGGCCATCTTCACCCGAGTTGCATATCTAGGATTAGGCTTTAAATTCCCTTCAATATCCACAAACCGATCAGTCCATGGTGCATTAACCCAAGTAACCTCATCCAACTTTCCATCCAACTTAATGGGATCTGCGGTTCGTACCGCGGAATAACTTTTAGGAAACGTAAACAGCGACTCAATCCCTTTCACGTTCACACCTTCGAATGCCACTTGTGCATTTACATTCATAGCTGAAAATGCAAACAAAAGCACCACTCCTTTTTTCCAAAATCTAATCATACAAACTGCTGAAATTTTCTCGAAGATATTCTTTTTCAACTCAAATATCCTCATACTCTTACATCAAGAGTACGTTAATAAACCTTACCATACTAAAGGGAACAACAGCACGAATGCTTCGCCCAAAACACAAGCAACACCAACAAGCTACTGTACAGGAATAAAAACAATTTGTCCATTTAATTTTGGAAGGATATAGCTAACTGCATAAATTTGCACGCTCAATCAAATCACTTAAATAATAGATAAAAAATGAAACTATTTAGTATCCTTTTGCCATTGGTGTTTTTGCTTTCTTCTTGCAGCAAGGAAGAAACAACCTATACAAGAATGGATTATACGGTCCTTGGGATATCTCAGGTTACAGTTAATGGAGTTGTACTATTCCCACTAAAGGACACAAAAAACCTAGCTCCCATAAACATTGAGGGTATGTACCTCGAATCTCCCTGTGAAGACCTATCTGGCCATTACGCTATCAAATATTACTTAAAAAAACATCCATCAACAGAGCCTATAAGGGTAGTTGGAGAGTCAAAATATCCTGATGTAGAAATCACGTACGAAGAAAAAGTTATTAATGAAATCCACAAAGCCATTTCAGTAACCTTCTCTAGAAAAGGTTACGAACCCAAAGTGACATACACCTTTGTTTTTCTTTTTGCAAAAAAATAGAGCAGATACGAACCTAACGATTAGATTTTTTTAGTAATTAATAGAAGAAAAAGAACCTTTACTGCTTCCAAATAGTTGTATAAAAAACTGATTTCAAAAAAATTCAACTGGGATGCCGAAAACAGTAAAGAGTAGGCACAACAAAAAAGGATGTAGTATATGACAAACAATCAGCCTTCGGGAGCAAACAATGCTCTAAAATCGATTAGCGACTATCATTTTCATGCATTCAACAAAGATGTCCTAACGGTTCGAACAATTTACCTCATTATCAGAGCACTCCTCAACAGGAATAATGCCAGTCCTACAGGAACCCAAAATAAATCCACAGATTTTCTTGAAGAGTTACTTCGAATTCGAAACTTTTTGCATATAGGCTTTCAGGAAAATAGCATTGATGTATTTAACATACTTTTAAACGATTATAAGCAAAAAGGATACGTTTTGGACACTGCAATCCCTTTAATGTTTGACGTAGAATACTGCTTCATAGAAGCCACATCCCAAGGCGAAACTAATATCCATGATAGAGTAATAAGTGATCTGAAGAATCGATTCAGCCTCTTAAAAGAAGAAAGCAACAACGAAGATTTCGGAGCAATCCAAAATTTTCTGAATACTCTCAACATAGACGGAGACGATGTGCTGAGTTTTGCTGATATCACCACTCGTAGTTTCGAAAATCAGTTAAATGATATCAAATCACTTAAAACTAAGTACCCAACCACTATCTACCCTTTCTTTGCCGTAGATCCTCGTCGTCCAAACGTCGTTCAAATGGCGAAAAATGCTATAGAAAGCAAAAATTTCTTTGGCATCAAGATATATGCACCCAACGGATACTCTCCGCTTGATCCAACACTACTCCCTCTTTACGATTACTGCCAACAGCACAGTATTCCTATAACAGCTCACCATTCACTTGGAGGATTCGCTTCTTTTGCCAATTCGCTCAATATTTACGGTAAAATTTATAGAAACGGAGCAATTGTAGATCCACAAAATCCAGTACAGTTCGAAAAACTATTTAGCCCTGGCTGGATTGAAGACAGAGCCAACACTCTTAACCACCCAAAGCTGTGGGAGCAGGTTCTTTTACTCTTTCCTGAGCTAAGATTAAATCTTGCCCACTTTGGTATTTTTAGCGATGCAAATACTATAAAAGATCGCTACTCGTGGACAGACTACGTAGCGGGACTAATGAAAACATTCCCAAACTTATATACCGATCTATCATGCTATACCAGCACCGATGACTTAAAGTATATCAACAACCACTATTTGAACGATCCGATAATTGGAAAAAAAATTCTCTATGGTTCTGATTTCTACTTAAACATGCTCTTTATTGATAACTTCAAGCAATATCTCACAAATTTTACCAACATATTAGGCCCCAACTTCGACAAAATTGTTGTCAACAACCAACAGTTTTTTGCCAAGCAGCCTGCAGCACTTAAGAACATTTAGATCATAAGATCAAAGAGGGTCGCTTTTGTGCTACCCTCTTTGCAAATAGAGAAGTATTGCTGCATAACATTTTCTCACCAAATAAATATTCCTAGATTTGCACCAGATTTACTTCGGGGCAGGGTGTAACTCCCTACCGGCGGTTATAGTCCGCGACTCCGACCTTTTAGGTAGGACTGATTTGGTGAAATTCCAAAACCGACAGTTAAAGTCTGGATGAAAGAAGATAAATCGCATCGTAACTGCTATCCTGCATCACCTTGGGATATCTTGCCCCGATTGTATGGTTATAAAACAACTTAGCGGGTAAGACTTATGGAATCAATCAAACAGTTTGGTAACAACTACAAAGAACGCATCGAGAATGCCATCAGCAAACTACAACAAGGAAAGGGAATCCTACTTGTAGATGATGAAGATCGAGAAAATGAGGGTGATATCATCTTTCCAGCTCCCACAATGACCTCAAAAGATATGGCCCTAATGATTCGGGAGTGTAGCGGCATCGTGTGCCTCTGCCTAACTCCAGAGCGTAGCAAAGTGTTGGAGCTTCGTCCAATGGTCATTGATAACACCAGCAAGAACCAAACCGCATTTACGATCACTATAGAAGCAAAGGAAGGTGTTACTACAGGAGTTTCTGCAGCCGATAGAATTCAAACCATCCGTACTGCTGTTGCCAAAAACGCCAAACCAAGTGATTTAGCACACCCTGGGCATGTTTTCCCTTTAATAGCCAAAGCAAATGGCGTATTCGAACGTCGCGGCCATACAGAAGGAAGCATCGATCTGGTTAAGCTCGCTGGTCTTGGCGACTCTGCCGTACTTTGCGAACTCACCAACGAAGACGGAACAATGGCGCGCCTACCCGAAATTATACGCTTCGGGATTCAGCACGATATGCCGGTTGTTACTATCGAAGATATCTACCAGTATCGCCTAATGGTAGAAAAAAGCAACGCAAAAGTGGCCTCCGAAGCCTACCTTTAGGATCAAAAAATAAGAATTAAAGCCCGTATGTCCATTTTTTCTAAATGCATGCGGGCTTTTAGGCTTCACCATTTAACGTTTCATTATAAAGCAACATTAAAAGCCACCTGCAATTGAACTGGTTTACAACTCAAAGGTTTTTCAATTGATACCCGAATAGATCCCCCTACGTTGATTGTAGGATGGCAAGTAGGATATAACAATAATTCCTTTATCAACCAAAATTCAGTTGCCATGAAACTATCTATTTTTGCTAAAGCAGCTGCCTTCACATTTGGCTTTACAGCAATCGGAGCAGCAGCGGTTGCACAGGAAAGCGATCAATCGCTACTCGAAAAGTTGAAGTGGAAAAATGATATGATGCACATTAAGTTGGACCTCCGCACCGACTTCGTTACCACCTTCAACTCGAACCTTGATGACGAAACCAGCTTTAAAGGCCAAACTTTTAAGGTATGGCTTGTAGGAAAGATAACTCCCAACATCAGCTACCGGGTACGACAACGTTGGAACCGATTTAGCGAACCGCTTGGCCGCGATCGCCTCTCGTCAGCTACCGACCAAGCTTACTTAGCATTTAAACTTTGCGACTACTTCTCCATCATCGCAGGAAAACAGTCCGTACAGTACGGAACTTTTGAATACGATTACAACCCTGCCGATGTTTACCTACCAACCTTGTGCTTCGACGATTTGGATGCCTACAAAACAGGGGTAGACTTCGTCTTTAACGTACCAAAACATGAGTTTCACTTTCAGATTGTCAACTCGGATGCACCACAATTCGCAACACAGGATTACAAAAATAAGGCACTTGCCTATAACCTGCTTTGGGCTGGTGATATGCTCGACGGGACTCTTAAAACTCGCTGCTCCTACCATCTCACCCAAAAAGAGAGAGGCGATTACTTCAACTTTTTCACGCTAGGGCTGCAAGTCAACTTAGGCGCATTTAGCACCGAACTTGATTACTACAATGGCATGAGAATGATGAGCATTTCTAAAAATCCATCCATAACCTACGATCCTGTAAACGATCCAACCGTAAAAGATCAATCTTTTTCAGCCAACTTTAAGTACTATAAAGACAAATGGGGATTTTTTGTAAAAGGATTATGGGATCAACGTATAGACTACAAAGCAGATAGCAAGGCCTTTCAAGATTGGGGACTCAACACTGGCATCGAATACTACCCGTTAAAGGGTGAAAATCTAAGGGTTCATCTAGTCTATGGACACCGTAACACGGATTATAAATACACCTTTACCAATAAACCAACAGAAGAACTTAACTCCATCACCCTCGGCATTCGTTGGCTTTTCAAGGTGATGTAACCACCCCCACAAGCAAATAAACTTTACCACCCTTAAAGAGCAATTTTTAAGGGTGGCTTATTTTAACATAAGCCCAACATAAATAATCTGATAAAAAATAGCCATTTCTTAACGCTCTATTGTTATATAAAGAAATCTAATTCTCCAGTAAATGTCCATTCAGAAAAAACAGGAACCTTTTTCTATTCGCAAGCGGTTGATCAGTTTTACGTATGCGCTTAAGGGGGTTTGGCTACTATTTAAAGAGCATAATGCGCAAATACATCTTGTTGCAACCATTATTGCCATAATCCTAGGTGTTATTCTGCGCATTTCTACCTTCGAATGGATAATCATCATCCTTCTTATTGGAATTGTACTGGCAGCCGAAGCAGGAAACTCCGCACTTGAACGTCTTGCCGATAAGATATCCTTAAATCACCACCCACTTTTAGGAGAGGCAAAAGATTTGGCCGCAGCGGCTGTTCTATTTTGTGCTACCGCGGCTGCCATAATTGGCATCATCATTTTCTTGCCAAAAATCATTAAACTAATATTTTAACTCGCAACACCATGGCAAATAAACAAACGAAATTCACATGGCGCAGCAGCATTACCTTTTTATATCTTGCCTTTTGTCTTGGCTTTCCGCTAGGATTACTTGTGCTAACCATTGGACCTGCCGCTTGGATGGCTAGCTACGCCCAAAAAACCAACATGAGTCTATCTTTAGAGTCCACTCTCGGAAAAGTAATCATCCTTCTATTTTTAATTTTTACCATCCTAATAGCCTTATGGCTTACCAAGGTGGTAGGTCGAATACGAAGTAAAGGATTTCGCTTTCTCATATTCGCTCTCCCCTTTGCTGCATTAGTAGCATCTCTATTCATTTTTTCCTTCAAACCACAAGTTATGGTTGCCAATACCCAAGGGATACAAGAAGCACAGATAAAGGGTGTTGGAAAGGTTCAATTTATTTTAGGATCCTATCCAGACAGAACGCATCTTGATCAGCTGAAATATGAAGGTTACACTGCAGTCATCAGCCTTTTACATGAAATGGTGGTCCCTGCGGAACCTGTTCTTATTGAGGAGGAAAAAGAAAATGCAGAACAAGCAGGAATTAAAATCATTAGAATTCCTATGCTCCCTTGGATTTCAGGAAACGAAGAAGCGGTACAAAAAATAAAGGATCTGGCCGTAAACGGAAAAGGGAAATACTACGTACACTGCTATTTGGGACGCGACCGAGTAAATGTTTTTAAAACCATCGTCAAATCGCAAGCAGCAGAAGCTTTAGAAGCTAACGCATCTCTAGTAAAAACGCGCTCGCTAGACGATCTTACCCAATTCGAAAGAGGGCCCATTATAAAATTGGTAGAAGGGGTTTATCTTACGCCCTACCCTACAGAAGAAGAAATGTTTGGTTATCTCCTAAATGGAACATACAAAATGGTTATCTGTATCTTGGATCCCAACGATCCTGCTGATAAAACACGCATTCAGGAAGAAATGAAAATTTTTGATGATTACGGTGTTAACCTAAAAAACATCCCCATAACCAAGACCAACAAAAAGCAGGTACAAATGCTGGTAGATTCAATCAAGAAAATGGAAAAGCCACTAGTAATTCACGGATACCGTGTAAATAACGAACTTGCCACAGCATTGAAAGAACAACTATCCAAATAACAACTGCAAAAAGAAAATCACCCTACTGAAAAAGGGGGAATGTAAAAGAACCTCATCCCTCTACAAAAGGAATCTGATCCTATAGGACAACGTGCTTTTTGTAGTCTACAACAATTTTAAGGTAGATTGGCAGGAGGTTAACAGAGCATTAACCCTTTATATTGACTCGTTAACCGAGAAAAGGTGCCGACAACCCTATCTTTGCATAGACGACAACAACCAAATAATCGTCTCATAGATTAGATTAATTTTCTCATGTTTTAGGTTAAGAGTTAGCCCTCGACGCGATGTCGAGGACTATTCGTTTATAGGGGTGCCATTACAGATACTCTCATATCTAATCCAACAAAAAACTACTCCCGAATAGCCTTTTCGAAGCAATAAAAGAGGCCTTTTCTGAAGTTTACGGTACCCGCAATGCCGTAACGAAGGCTTTTGTAAAAGCTCATTGTTATGGGATTTTTGCTAAAGGTATCCAACCGGATGGAGGTATAGCCATTATCGTCGGCAAAACGTTCTGTAAAATGCATCAAACGGCGGGCAACTCCCTGCCCTTGATATGATGGGTGAACACTCAGACGATGTACAACAAGCGCCTTACCGACGGCATGCCGCCACTCAACATCGATGTACTCCTTATCCTGAAATTCGTTCAGGACTACCATACCCTTTATCACTCCATCCTCCTCCAGCACAAAAAGAGTACGCTCTTGGATGTCGTTGTTAATGGTTACTGCATCTGGGTAAATTTCATCCCATTGGTCAATACCAAGCGAGTTCAAGTTGGCGATTACCGCCCTAAGCAACAGCATAAGGCTATTCAGCTCCTCTATCTTTGCGCGTCTAATCATTTTTACTGATGATTTAAATGCTAAACCAAGGTTGGTTGGCCATAAATATAAAAAGAATATCGTTTACAAGCGGCTTAACTCCGTTTTTTACACACATGCACTCCACCTTCGTTTTGATTGTTAGCTAAAACTTCATGCTGGCTTATACTTGACGTTGCATTGCAAGCCCATCTTTAGGTACAAAAAAGAAGTATGGAAGACAATCAAAAGCTACAAGCAATTTTGGAGTGCCACTGCCAAAGCATTGCACGCGTTGCAAGCAATACAGAACTCCACGCCTCGCTAAAAGATTACGGCTACGATACCAAAATGCTTCAAAAAGGAATAGAACTAGCAGAAGAGGTTTATGCACTACTCTATTCCTTTCAAGAGGAGCCGCTGCAACCATACGACCTAGCCAACAGCTACTGGGTAATATCAGAGCAAGCGCAAAGAAGATACTGCGCGATTGTAAAGCAGCTGAATAGTACCGCCTCACTCAACTTAGAACTGATGAAGGTTATACCTCCGGTGGTAGATACGCTAGCACAATCGGAATCGCTACATACCGCATACAATCTTTACAGACATCTACTAATTAATACCGAAAAGTATGCCGACCTCCTAAGCTTTGCAGGCATCTCTGTAATGATGCTCGAAGAGGAATTGGGCATTTTAGGCGAAATAGCCTACCTTAAAACCATCCGATATCGTTCGCTTAGAGATGAAGAGCACCACGTAATAAAAAGGGATAGCAAAATAGAGGAGCTGATAACCTACTCGCACGAACTAAGCGCAATAGTTTCGCTTATAAATAGCCCACGAGAAACTGCACCAAGGTTAGCAGAAGCCCTAATTGCCTAAAACGCGCTATAGCATTCCACTTTTTATCGTACCTTTGCCCGATAACGCACGTTAAATGGAAATGCTACTATTAGAACCTCTTAGCTGGAAGGATTACGAGCTGATTGACTCTGGAAATTTTGAAAAGTTAGAGCGATTTGGCAGCTACATTGTTGCCCGCCCCGAACCACAAGCGGTATGGAATAAAACGCTCTCGGATGGCGAATGGGAAAAGATGGCTAATGCCTACTTCAAAAAAGACAAAGGAGTACAAAAAAGCGGCCAGGACGAAAGAGGAACTTGGATAAAGAAAAAAGGGATGCCCGAACAGTGGGTAGTTTCTTACAACTATAAGGATATGGCGCTAAAGATGCGCCTTGGTCTTACCTCATTTAAGCATGTTGGGCTATTCCCCGAACAGGGCGAGAACTGGAACTTCATTAACGAATCGGTAAAGAAAATGAAGACGCCACAACCCAAAGTTCTTAACCTTTTTGCCTATACTGGCGGCGCCTCTATTGCCGCAAAAGCCTCTGGTGCCGATGTTACCCATGTCGACTCCATCAAACAGGTAGTAACTTGGAGCCGAGAAAACATGGAAATCAGCGGCTTAAACAATATTAGATGGATTGTTGATGACGCCATGAAGTTTGTCCGTCGCGAGGTTAAGCGAGGCAACAAGTACAACGGCATAATCCTTGACCCTCCTGCCTACGGTCGCGGACCAGATGGCGAGCGCTGGATTTTGGAAGATGGCATCTTGGAGTTGATCTGCTGCTGCAAAGAACTCCTCGATCCAAAAGAAGGATTCCTTGTTCTTAACCTTTACTCTATGGGTTTTTCTGCCCTCATCGCAGAAACGCTCATCAACCAAACGTTTGGGAAAGGCTTAAACATGGAAATTGGTGAACTTTACCTAAAAGATAGGTATGCAAAAAAGCTACCGCTTGGCGTATTTTGCCGCTTTACCAATTTCTAAAATAATATAAGGATGAGCAACGCTTCATCCTTTTTTATTTACACCAGCACTCGGAAGCTAGTAAAATAAAAACTGGCGTAACCTGTCGAATTAACGAAGGTTGCGCCAGTTCTTTATATCGTAATAGAACGTCTTTCTACCGTTCCCGTATAAGTCGAGCCATATAAAAGCCATCGCCACCCGAAGATGGGAATATAGTACAGTCTTCATCCAGCACAAACTCGGGATGGATGGCTAAAAAGGCATCAACCTGTCCCCTGTTCTCTGATTTTAGAATACTGCACGTAGAATAAACCATTTCGCCTCCAACTTTTACCATTTTGGAGTAGCGATTTAGAATCTCTGCCTGCTGCTGCTTTACGTTAGCAATATTTTCTGGTGTAATTCGCAACTTCGACTCGGGATTACGGCGGAACACTCCC
This window contains:
- a CDS encoding GNAT family N-acetyltransferase, with the translated sequence MEPIIQPIDKRLIKKELTKDKFLRNTNNGGNKLYIVDHHDSPNIMQEIGRLRELAFRAAGGGTGKSTDIDEFDIDPTHPYKQLIVWDPSEEEILGGYRYIVCDDIEAKNMATSELFNFSDKFKKEYLGHMIELGRSFVQPNYQSTRLRSKGIYALDNLWDGLGALVVEHPDHKYFFGKVTMYTSYNVEARNMILYFLRKYFPDHENLVTPIEPLVLEIDQNALDTLFDDKPYEEGYKILQKRIRELGENIPPLINSYMNLSPSMKVFGTAINHEFGAVEETGILITVGDIYLRKVERHIKSFIPRFIRRKIRK
- a CDS encoding serine hydrolase domain-containing protein → MDKRRKQAFVFAGSTLLVGLLMWGTVYVDSLLPIATGYSAKYLCSATFISNREQNDVEKLDLKFFPIKYVSNMVNFKDSSVTSLLLWRKSTAIFRKGIGSTLDRGKIRPFKFENRWNRKMEYQCWPLGDRFLDSTVANSNVKLESIANQLVNKGAYGGTCFAFLVVHKGIPVAEAYRKGITSKTRLLGWSMAKSFTNAIVGVLVKDRRVNIFKPVDFSEWKNDDRRTITPNDLLRMQSGLMWNEDYGNRSDVTQMLYCNASVSRFVKNKPLEFAVGKHWEYSSGSTNLVCDWARSHFESDEVFYDYVYHNLFNKIGMQDAIIEPDDDGLFIGSSYIYATARDYARFALLYMQDGIFNGERILPAGWVQYTRTATRGSNGSYGAGFWLNGTSEVNQLPSDMFSCEGHDGQRIYMIPSKQLVVVILGYSPTSTNRMRFEDLMKDIVSSVK
- a CDS encoding carbohydrate-binding family 9-like protein, producing the protein MIRFWKKGVVLLFAFSAMNVNAQVAFEGVNVKGIESLFTFPKSYSAVRTADPIKLDGKLDEVTWVNAPWTDRFVDIEGNLKPNPRYATRVKMAWDDKYLYVAAEIEDPHIWANLKKHDEIVFYDNDFEIFIDPDNDTHNYFEYEVNAIGTIFDLFVVKTYRVGAPAIHSWNFDGLKQGISIDGTINNPNDTDKRWTLEVAIPFSTLAFGMTNPSVATPWRINFSRVEWDTKVEKGKYVKEVDVQTGRQKPENNWVWSPQGVVNMHCPERWGYLSFVNSTKLNGVKTFEIPQNEMAKSALWALFYRQQEYANKNGKYATTLADLGFKTNIKVNNIDYTLILESTSDMYQASLFDAKGVLVAKINNDSKIFAGISKD
- a CDS encoding amidohydrolase family protein, with amino-acid sequence MTNNQPSGANNALKSISDYHFHAFNKDVLTVRTIYLIIRALLNRNNASPTGTQNKSTDFLEELLRIRNFLHIGFQENSIDVFNILLNDYKQKGYVLDTAIPLMFDVEYCFIEATSQGETNIHDRVISDLKNRFSLLKEESNNEDFGAIQNFLNTLNIDGDDVLSFADITTRSFENQLNDIKSLKTKYPTTIYPFFAVDPRRPNVVQMAKNAIESKNFFGIKIYAPNGYSPLDPTLLPLYDYCQQHSIPITAHHSLGGFASFANSLNIYGKIYRNGAIVDPQNPVQFEKLFSPGWIEDRANTLNHPKLWEQVLLLFPELRLNLAHFGIFSDANTIKDRYSWTDYVAGLMKTFPNLYTDLSCYTSTDDLKYINNHYLNDPIIGKKILYGSDFYLNMLFIDNFKQYLTNFTNILGPNFDKIVVNNQQFFAKQPAALKNI
- the ribB gene encoding 3,4-dihydroxy-2-butanone-4-phosphate synthase; amino-acid sequence: MESIKQFGNNYKERIENAISKLQQGKGILLVDDEDRENEGDIIFPAPTMTSKDMALMIRECSGIVCLCLTPERSKVLELRPMVIDNTSKNQTAFTITIEAKEGVTTGVSAADRIQTIRTAVAKNAKPSDLAHPGHVFPLIAKANGVFERRGHTEGSIDLVKLAGLGDSAVLCELTNEDGTMARLPEIIRFGIQHDMPVVTIEDIYQYRLMVEKSNAKVASEAYL
- a CDS encoding porin, which codes for MKLSIFAKAAAFTFGFTAIGAAAVAQESDQSLLEKLKWKNDMMHIKLDLRTDFVTTFNSNLDDETSFKGQTFKVWLVGKITPNISYRVRQRWNRFSEPLGRDRLSSATDQAYLAFKLCDYFSIIAGKQSVQYGTFEYDYNPADVYLPTLCFDDLDAYKTGVDFVFNVPKHEFHFQIVNSDAPQFATQDYKNKALAYNLLWAGDMLDGTLKTRCSYHLTQKERGDYFNFFTLGLQVNLGAFSTELDYYNGMRMMSISKNPSITYDPVNDPTVKDQSFSANFKYYKDKWGFFVKGLWDQRIDYKADSKAFQDWGLNTGIEYYPLKGENLRVHLVYGHRNTDYKYTFTNKPTEELNSITLGIRWLFKVM
- a CDS encoding diacylglycerol kinase family protein: MSIQKKQEPFSIRKRLISFTYALKGVWLLFKEHNAQIHLVATIIAIILGVILRISTFEWIIIILLIGIVLAAEAGNSALERLADKISLNHHPLLGEAKDLAAAAVLFCATAAAIIGIIIFLPKIIKLIF
- a CDS encoding GNAT family N-acetyltransferase, which encodes MIRRAKIEELNSLMLLLRAVIANLNSLGIDQWDEIYPDAVTINNDIQERTLFVLEEDGVIKGMVVLNEFQDKEYIDVEWRHAVGKALVVHRLSVHPSYQGQGVARRLMHFTERFADDNGYTSIRLDTFSKNPITMSFYKSLRYGIAGTVNFRKGLFYCFEKAIRE
- a CDS encoding class I SAM-dependent methyltransferase; the encoded protein is MEMLLLEPLSWKDYELIDSGNFEKLERFGSYIVARPEPQAVWNKTLSDGEWEKMANAYFKKDKGVQKSGQDERGTWIKKKGMPEQWVVSYNYKDMALKMRLGLTSFKHVGLFPEQGENWNFINESVKKMKTPQPKVLNLFAYTGGASIAAKASGADVTHVDSIKQVVTWSRENMEISGLNNIRWIVDDAMKFVRREVKRGNKYNGIILDPPAYGRGPDGERWILEDGILELICCCKELLDPKEGFLVLNLYSMGFSALIAETLINQTFGKGLNMEIGELYLKDRYAKKLPLGVFCRFTNF